The Fluviispira sanaruensis sequence AATTTCACCGCTCGTCTTTTACCGACTCAAAAACCACGCTACCTCATGGGAGTTGGTACCCCACACGATCTCGTTCGCAGCGTTCGAGCGGGCATTGATATGTTCGACTGCATAATACCTACAAATCATGCACGCCAAGGGGTTGCTTATACCTTTTCAGGCAAAGTAAAAATGCGCAGAGTTTTCCATGCACGCGAGCAAAGCCCGATCGATCCTTCTTGTGCATGTTACGTATGCAAACGATTCACCCGAGCTTATTTACATCAATTGACAAAATGTGAAGAACCTACAGGGTGGAAACTGATTGCTTATCATAATACCTGGTTTTATGAACGCCTAATGGAAAAAATTCGAGACACTATCGTTGCTGGCACGTTTTCACAATTTGCCAAAGATTTTTTGTCTCACGTTGAAGAATAGAAATTTTTAAATTTATTCACCTATAAAAAAAGCCCCTCTTTTTGAGGGGCTTTTTTTATAGGTGAACTTAAATCGCGAAAAGTATATGATTTAACTCGTGTTCTATCACACTTTTTTCTTCGCCACGGGCAACAGAGATTTCCGAAACGAGCATATTACGAGCGCGTTCAAGCATTTTCTTTTCGCCAAAAGAAAGCTCTTTGTCGGAGCTAAGAGAGGACAGATCTCTTAAAACTTCTGCAATTTCAACAAGATCGCCAGTGTTTAACTTATCATTTAAAGCTCTAAAACGACGATTCCAAGTTGCAGTCGACTTTTTTGAAGGAGATTGCAAGATTTGAAAAACTTTTTCTACATCTGGAAGAGAAATGACGGAACGAAGTCCTACTGTTTTTGCAGCACGTGTAGGCACCATGACTTTCGCACCCGTAGAATGGATTTTTAAAACGTAAAAATCCTGCTGAGCCCCACCAATACTGCATTCTTCAATGTTTTCTATTGTTCCAACACCATGGCAAGGATAAACAGCTTTTTGACCAACAGTAAAATCATAGAATTTTTCAGCATTCATGCAGCAAGACCTCCAGAAAAAGTTAAAACCCGTTGAAACTTGGCAGAGTAATTCAAGCAAAACAACGAGTTACACTTGTGTTTTTTAAATAAAAAATGTAATACTATCTAAATTTAATAACTTTATTCTTATGCAAACAGATTTCATCGATGAAAAAACCAAGGAGCCCCCAAAGTACCCAAAAATTTTTGAATACAAAATTTTTCAAATAAATTTCAAAAAGTTATGTTCATATAACTGTAGTGAAAAACTTGAAGTTAAGATTTGACACTTTCAAAAAAACCTAATAATGAGTCGCCTAGAGAGAATGTAAGTAAAAAACTCTGATACAAATGTGAAACCAGGGTTCAACCAACATTTCTTAGCGCATATAAACTTTGTGTGTCGGACGCCCCTAAACTTCATGCATCAAAAACGAGACCTAAATGAGTCTGTTTTCGTAAGTCAAAGCATCAGCAACAATACCCTAGACAAACAGTCTTTGTCAATTTATTTTGCATAGAATTTGCGCAGCTATTTAACATTTATACATTTTTTGTTACGTAGTTTATAAAAGGAGAAAAAATGGGACTTATTTCAGGTTGGAAGGGGTATTCTATAGTTGATAAAAACACATCTAGCCTCACATTTATCGGAAAAATTCGAGATTCTCTGCATGATACGATACCATTTACCGAAGCTGAAAAAATAATCATAGATCGCCCAGAATTTCAAAGACTTAGACGTATAAATCAAACAGCATTCACTCAATATGCTTTTCCAGGAGCTTCACACTCTCGTTTTGAGCATTCTTTGGGAGTTATGCATGTGGCAGGTCTTGTTCTCAACTCAATAATCGCCAATCAACGCAGAATGCTTTCTGCACTCAATTCAGCTTATCAAGCAACACCTAAACACATCTGCGAAAACCTTTGGGAGTACGAAAAAACCAATGGCTCCCTCAGCTCAACAGATAAAGCTCTGAATTTTCTAGAACAAAGTGTCTATCTCTCTCAATGCCTACGCTTTGCTGCTCTTCTCCATGATTGTGGCCATGCCCCTTTCAGTCATTCAGGAGAGCGGTTTATGATGTCTTGGAAGAATTTTGAAAACAATATAGATTCTTTAAAACTCCCTGATTGGCTGGCTAAGTCATTGCATAAAAAGATCCATAAATTTAAAAAACAAAACGTAAATTTCTTAGAATTAAATATTCGCCATGAGGTATATACTCTTCTAATTATTGCTAAAATATTTAATTTTGATAGCGAATTCCTCACAGCAGAAATGGGGCAAGACATTTGTGCCGTTTTAGACTTATCTGTAGAGCCCCATCCAGAAAACGACCTAGCGAAAAGTGGTTTAAGAAACCTCTTACATGAAATAGTGAGCGGAGAAGTCGACGCAGACAGGATGGATTATCTTTTACGAGATTCTAGAGAGTGTGGAATAGTTTATGGTTATTTTGATTTAGGCCGCATTTTAGACTCCGTTGGTTTCTACTTAAATACCAAAACATCACAGTATCACTTAGCCATGCGCAGAAGCGGCGTTTCAGCCTTTGAAGATTATTTACGGGCACGTTGGAGCATGTATCAACAAGTCTATTTTCACAAAACGGTCACTGCCTGTGAAGCGATGCTTCAACATGTTAACAAACAAATATCTGGTTTCACTTTACCGATACAAATAGACGAATATTTAAAATTAGATGATCATACTTTTGTCCCGTATTTAAAAGAAAAATATGCCGATAAAATCACGGATTATTTAAGCAATATTTTGAACGATCTCGTCTACAATCGAAAACTTTGGAAGAGAGTATATGAAGAATTTATACCTAAAACTTCATATCGTACAACCCCATCTCTCTGTCCAGCTATTGTTGGATTTCTAAAAGAAATTGGCTGCCCATCAGAAATAATTGAAAACAGCACCAATTTAACTCGATTTTCACCAAAAGGAAGAGAAGAGTCCTCGAAAAATAATTTCAAAATTATCATAAAAGATGTTCACTCGCTTCGTTATTTGGAACCAGTAGAGAATCATAGCACACTTATCAATCGTATTGATGAAGAGGTTGTCATCAGAAGAATATATATCTCTCGCTTTAATGAAAGTATTGAAAATATACAGTCTGATGAAATCCAAAAGAGAATATCAGATAAAATAATAAACCCTGACGAAAATTAATAATGAAGTAGGTTACTTTAAATGTCTGAAAATAAATTAAATAAAGAAACAAGTCCTTATCTTCTTCAACATAAAAATAATCCTGTCAATTGGTATCCATGGTGCAAAGAAGCATTTGAAAACGCACAAAAAGACGACAAACCGATTTTTTTATCGATAGGTTATTCAAGCTGTCATTGGTGTCACGTCATGGCGCATGAAAGCTTTGATGATAAAGAAACAGCAGATTTCTTAAATGAAAACTTTATTAATATAAAAGTTGATCGAGAAGAACGGCCCGACATCGATGAAATATATATGGAAGCCGTTCAACTCATGACTAAACATGGTGGCTGGCCCCTGAGTGTCTTTCTCACACCCGATCTCAAGCCTTTTTACGGGGGTACATATTTTCCTTTAGAAGCACAATATGGACAGCCTTCATTTAAAGATGTTCTTTCCGCAATTGCAAAGTTTTATGATGAAAATAAAAAAGATATCAACGAACGAAGTAGTAAAATTTTGGAGTATTTAAAAGAAACAGCCCAATCAACAAGTTTAGTCATGCTTGAAAAAAAACTAAATGATAAATCTCTTACTACTGAAAAAATGATTGAAAATCTGCAAAATACTTACAATAGATTGATTGATTTATTGGAACTTGACTCGGATAAAATCAATGGCGGGTTTGGTAGAGCCCCTAAATTTCCGCAACCCGCAAAATTATCCGCTCTGCTTTTTTCTAAAAATAAAGCGAATGTAGCGCATGCTATTTTTACTTTAAATAAAATAAGATGTGGTGGAATTATAGACCAAATTGGCGGAGGTATTGCTCGTTATAGCGTCGACACTCAATGGCTTGTTCCTCATTTTGAGAAAATGCTTTATGACAATGCCCAAATTATATCACTTTTTTCTGCTGCGCATTGTATTTTAAAAAATGAAAACCCCGTTTTAGCCTCCGAACTTAAAGAAACAGCTCAAAATATTTATTCTTACTTAGAACGAGATTTAAAAAATAATTCTTGTGCTTTATATTTTAGCGCTGAAGATGCAGATAGCGAAGGTGAAGAGGGATTATTCTATACTTTTTTCCACGAAGATTTTTCTGAAGTTTTTAATAACAATTTTGAGTTAAAGGAATTTGCTCTTAATTATTTTAATATTTCATTAAATGGAAATTTCGATGGGACAAATATTTTAACAATACCTGAAGACATTAGTATATTTTGCAAAAAAAATAATATATCGCTGAATGAATTCAATATTTATAAGAAACAAGCAAGAGAAATAC is a genomic window containing:
- a CDS encoding CarD family transcriptional regulator; translation: MNAEKFYDFTVGQKAVYPCHGVGTIENIEECSIGGAQQDFYVLKIHSTGAKVMVPTRAAKTVGLRSVISLPDVEKVFQILQSPSKKSTATWNRRFRALNDKLNTGDLVEIAEVLRDLSSLSSDKELSFGEKKMLERARNMLVSEISVARGEEKSVIEHELNHILFAI
- a CDS encoding HD domain-containing protein, giving the protein MGLISGWKGYSIVDKNTSSLTFIGKIRDSLHDTIPFTEAEKIIIDRPEFQRLRRINQTAFTQYAFPGASHSRFEHSLGVMHVAGLVLNSIIANQRRMLSALNSAYQATPKHICENLWEYEKTNGSLSSTDKALNFLEQSVYLSQCLRFAALLHDCGHAPFSHSGERFMMSWKNFENNIDSLKLPDWLAKSLHKKIHKFKKQNVNFLELNIRHEVYTLLIIAKIFNFDSEFLTAEMGQDICAVLDLSVEPHPENDLAKSGLRNLLHEIVSGEVDADRMDYLLRDSRECGIVYGYFDLGRILDSVGFYLNTKTSQYHLAMRRSGVSAFEDYLRARWSMYQQVYFHKTVTACEAMLQHVNKQISGFTLPIQIDEYLKLDDHTFVPYLKEKYADKITDYLSNILNDLVYNRKLWKRVYEEFIPKTSYRTTPSLCPAIVGFLKEIGCPSEIIENSTNLTRFSPKGREESSKNNFKIIIKDVHSLRYLEPVENHSTLINRIDEEVVIRRIYISRFNESIENIQSDEIQKRISDKIINPDEN
- a CDS encoding thioredoxin domain-containing protein; the protein is MSENKLNKETSPYLLQHKNNPVNWYPWCKEAFENAQKDDKPIFLSIGYSSCHWCHVMAHESFDDKETADFLNENFINIKVDREERPDIDEIYMEAVQLMTKHGGWPLSVFLTPDLKPFYGGTYFPLEAQYGQPSFKDVLSAIAKFYDENKKDINERSSKILEYLKETAQSTSLVMLEKKLNDKSLTTEKMIENLQNTYNRLIDLLELDSDKINGGFGRAPKFPQPAKLSALLFSKNKANVAHAIFTLNKIRCGGIIDQIGGGIARYSVDTQWLVPHFEKMLYDNAQIISLFSAAHCILKNENPVLASELKETAQNIYSYLERDLKNNSCALYFSAEDADSEGEEGLFYTFFHEDFSEVFNNNFELKEFALNYFNISLNGNFDGTNILTIPEDISIFCKKNNISLNEFNIYKKQAREILFKEREKRIRPELDTKCLLSWNSLAVTGLLQSSLYLNNADMFKSALDKLVNILSIFKVSNEYKHVYNGISANINAFSDDLGYLLEACTETLLVTGSDSLLKEILNIVKEIHKNFIDPIEGILYYSAKQEDHVNRPTKPEDNVIHSAHSAIFGSISKIIAWLGATGKYESLSQSEHKMLESLALISLSNTVSLSENVPIACAQMLQKVKWFEHKNVVILNESNSKLATLKHFNKIYSHIFSTDSKYFVIGNQHNDKYNIDNLTNYCNEIFAQNIEISYSYCNKNGCQLPTDNLSELAVI